Within Massilia litorea, the genomic segment CCGTCGGCCCGGGTGCGCGACCTGGGCGGCCTGCTCGAGGCGGCGGGCTTCGAGGTGACGCTGTCGGACGACATCCGCTACGACGCCTGGTACAAGCTGTGGGGGAACATGACCATGAACCCGGTGTCCGCGCTGACCGGCGCCACCGCCGACAGGCTGCTCGACGATCCGCTGGTGCTCGCCTTCTGCAGCGCCGCGATGCGCGAAGCCTCCGCCATCGGCGAACGCATCGGCTGCCGGGTCGAGCAGACGGCCGAAGACCGCCAGGCCGTCACGCGCAAACTCGGCGCTTTTAAAACCTCGATGCTGCAGGACGTCGAAGCGGGCCGGCCGATCGAACTCGACAGCATCGTCGGCGCCGTGCACGAGATCGGGCGGCGCGTCGGCGTGCCCACGCCGAACATCGATGCGATCCTCGGCCTGACGCGCCTGTTCGGGCGCGTGCACGGCCTGTATCCGCAGGCAAGCTAAGGGCCAGTAGCGTGGGCGGATCCTCCGCCCACGCTACAGCTCAGGTGCCCGGTCTTCAGGTAGAAGGTGACGCCCTCGGGGCCCGCCTTCCAGTCCGGCTGGTCGCCGGCGGGCAAACGCAACCACGTGCCGCGTTCATGGAATCCATTCTCGACGACGATCGCGCCCGCGAGCACGAACAGCTCGGCGCCGCCTGCCGCCGGCAGGCCGAGCGCCTGGCCGGCATCGACACGCTGCAGGGACACCTGTTCGGCCTCGCTCGAAAACAGCTGGCACACCGAACGCTCGCCTGCACGCGTCCAGGCCGACGGATCGCCCGTGTCGATCTGCACCCGGCGGCTGTCATCCGGCGCCATCTGCCACAACTTCACGAAAATGAGCGCGCCCTCGCGGCTGGCCGGCCGATGGCTGGAGCCGGGCGGGTTGCGCAGGTACCAGCCTTGGGTGAAATCGCCGCTCTCGTCGGAAAAGACGCCGTCCAGCACCAGGATCTCCTCGCCGCCCGGGTGCGCATGGGGCGGGAAGGTAGAATCCGAGGCGTAACGCACGATGCTGGTGGCGCGCGCCTTTTCGGCACCGACGCGGTCGAGCATCACGCGCTCGACGCCGGGCTGGGGCGAGGCGACCCATTCATAGTGCTGCGGGGTGACGATGGCGCGCTGCGAAAAATCGGCGTTGACGAGCATGGCATCCTCCGTTGGCGATGCCGGTATTGTAAAGCGGCGCTCTCCGGCCCGGCATGGTCAGGCGTGGCATAATCGAAGCCCGGGTTGCGCACGCCGCGCACCCGCCGTCCAGACGAAAGGAAAAACGATGGTGCTCGAGAGTGCGGAACTGCTGATCAAGGCCGGCATGGAAGAAGAATTCGAGGCGGCGCTGCGCGAAGCGACGCCGCTGTTCAGGCGCGCGCGTGGCTGCGAGGGCATGCAGGTACAGCGCGGTATCGAGAATCCGCTGGCCTACCGTTTGCTGGTGAAATGGCAGACGCTCGAGGACCATACCGTCCACTTCCGCGGCAGCGAGGATTTCCAGGCCTGGCGCCGCCTGGTGGGCCACTGCTTCGACGGCGCACCCGAGGTCACCCATCTGCGCACTGTGCACGAGGGTTTCTGATCCAGCCATGTGCGTCAACTACCGTCCGCCCACGCCGGAACAATTCGGCACCCTGGGCGCCTTCAGCGACCTGCCGGCCGACTGGCGCTGGCCGGAAGAGACCTGGAAGGATTACCTGGCGCCGATCCTGCGCCTGGACGCCGACGGCCGCCCATCCGCCTGCCTCGCAAGCTACGGCATGGTTCCGAGGCGCCAGATTCCGCCCGAGATCAAACCCTTCGACACCATGAACGCGCGCGCCGAATCGCTGGGCGAACGGCGCTCCTTCGCGCCCGCCTGGCGCCGCCTGCAGCTGTGCGCGGTGCCGATGGCCTGGTTCTACGAACCCTGCTACGAGAGCGGGCGCGCGGTGCGCCACGCGATCGGCATGCAGGATGAGTCGCTGTTCTATGTGGCAGGACTGTGGCGCGACTGGCCCGAGGCCGACGGCACGGTCACGTCCTCCTTCACCCAGATCACCATCAACGCCGACGAGCACGCGCTGATGCGGCGCATGCACAAGCCGGACGACGAGAAGCGTTCGCTCGTGATCCTTCCGCATGACGAGGTGAACGACTGGCTCGCCTGCACCGACCTCGAACTGGCGCGCAGCTTCCTGCGCCACTATCCGGCGGAGAATATGCGCGACTGGCCGGCGCCGCCCGTGTCGCGCAAGGCGGTCGAGACTTCGCCGAATTTCGAATTGTTTTGAGGGCCGCATAACGTAGGGTGGGCACTTGTGCCCACGCGGGACACAGCGTGACGGTTCGCGGCGGATGGTCTTGCGGAATGTGGCCGGTCATCCGCCGCGTATTCCTTTTGTGTAACCGATCTGCATCCGTTCGACCGCGTGGGCACAAGTGCCCACCCTACGTGCGCGCCGCCAGCCAGCGCTCGAGCGCCGTGATCACCTGGGCATCGTTCGGATGGTCCGCCACCTGGCGCAGCTGCGCCAGCGGCACCAGGTGCACGGCCTGCGACTCCCAGCCCATGTGGGCCGGGCTGCCGCCGATGCGGCGCGCGACGTAGTAGCGCGTGTAGGTGAGCGTGCGTTTCGCGTCCAGCAGGTAGCCGACGATCTCGATCTGCAGTCCGGACTCCTCGAAGGCTTCGCGCACGCAGGCGCAGGGCAGGCTGGTGCCGGGATCGAGCCGGCCCTTCGGGAAGGTCGCCGCATAGCCGCCGAAGCCGTTCGAGGGCGCCACCAGCCACACGCGGCCATCCTTTTCCAGGATGACGGCGCCCGCGGCGGCGGCCAGGCCGGGCGGCAGCGCGAAGGGCGGTTCGGCGAGCTCCGGATAGGCGGCGCAGCTGCTCCATCCGTGCGCGCCGGCGGGGGCATCGTCCCAGGGCGTGAATGCGATCCCGTTCAGCGCGGCCGGCAAGGCGCCGCCGGGGACGACCGTCGCAACTTGCGTGGCATCTTCCCAGTGCGACAAGGGCGTGGGTGTCGAGGGATTGCGGATGTGGACGGCGCCGCCGTCGTCGTTCGGGTGGGGGTGGAAAGTCGTCATGGCCCGTTTACACTAGCTCGGCCCGGCCGAAATAGCCGTACTGCAGGCTGGTGGCGATGCGCCGCGCCGCCAGCAGGAATTCGTCGGCGACTTCCGGCTGGAACAGGCGCCGCACATGCCCCTCGAACAAGGCCAGCCAGCGCCTGAAATGTTCGAGCTCGATCCCCTGCAGCGCCATGTGCTTGCCGAACACGTTGCCCTTGAATTCGCCGCTGGAGAGCATGACCGAACACCAGAAATCGACCATGCGCTCGAGATGCGGCGCCCAGTTGGCGCCGATGGCGCCGTCGAACACCGGCTGCAGCACGCTGTCGCGCCGGATGTCGGTATAAAAATCGTTGACGAGGGTGGCGATCGCGTCGCGGTTCAGTTCGGTGTACATGGTGCTGGCGGGTCGATGAAAAAAAATGGCGCCGGACACGCCGGCGCCATCATTGTGGCAGATTCACCCGTTGACCGCCCGAAGTCGCTGTCAGCCCGCCGCGCGCTGGATCGCGATCGCGATCGTCGGCGAGTTGAACTGCCGGACAAGCTCGGCCTGCTCCTTCTGCACCGCCGCCAGGTTGGCCAGCTTGACGTGGCCATAGCCGCGGATCTTCTCGGGCAGCCCGGCCAGCTTCAGTGCCGCATCGCGGTTGTGCTGGGTGAGGCCGCTTGCCAGCGACTGCACGAGTGCGATGTACTCGTCGCGCAGGGCGCGCTCGGTCTTGCGCTCGGCCGTATAGCCGAACAGGTCGAAGGGCGTCGCCCGCAGGAATTTCAGGTGGCGCAGCACCTCGAAGCCGCGCATCATCCACGGGCCGAAAGTGCGCTTGGCGGGAATCCCGGTGCCGGGGCGCTTTTTCGACACCAGCGGCGCGGCCAGGTGGAACTGCAGCGTGTAGTCGCCTTCGAACTGGTCGGCGATTAGCTTGCGGAAGGCCGGGTCGGCGTGCAGGCGCGCGACTTCGTACTCGTCCTTGTAGGCCATGAGCTTGTACAGGTTGCGCGCCACGGCCCGGGTGATCGGCAGCTTCGAGGCGCTGCCGGCAATCTCGCGCTCCTTGCCTTCGATGGCGCCGACCAGCTGCACATAACGCCCGGCATAGGCCGCGTCCTGGTAGGCGGCGAGCTGCTCGCGGCGGAAGGCCACCATCTCTTCCAGCGACTTCGGCGCGGCGAACTGGATGACCTGCGCCTCCGGGCGCCGCAGGCGGACCAGCGCGTCCTTGTCGGCTGCCAGCACGCGGCCGACGGTGAAGGCGCGCTTGTTCATGTCGATCGCTACGTTGTTCAATTCGATGGCGCGCATCATCGCGGGCAAACCCACCGGGATCAGTCCGTGCTGCCAAGCGTAACCCATCAGGAGGATGTTGGCGACGATCGGGTCGCCCAGCACGTCGAAGGCGACATCCTGTGCGTTCAGCACGAAGGTCTCCGCTTCGCTGGCGGAGGCATGGATCTTTGCCAGCAAATCTTCCTTCGGCACAATGGCGTCCGGGTTGCCGGTGAATTCGGCGGTCGGGATTTCGCGTTCGTTGGCGACGACTTTCGTCACGTCGCGCCGCATCACGGCGAGCGCGTCCGGCATGGCGGCCACCACCAGGTCGCAGGCGAGGATGGCGTCGGCCTGCTGCAGGTCGATCCGCACCTGGTTCAGGCGCGCCGGCGATGCGGCCAGGCGCACGTGCGACATCACGGCGCCGCCTTTCTGGGCGAAACCCATGAAGTCCAGGGTCGAGGCGCCTTTGCCTTCCAGGTGGGCCGCCATCGTGATCAGGGCGCCGACCGTGACCACGCCGGTGCCGCCGACACCGGCCACCAGCAGTTCGAAGGGGCGGGCGAAATCGTGCGGCAGCGGCGCCGGATGGCGCGCCAGGACCGCTTCCAGGTCGGCCAGGGTGACGTTTGCTGCGGCCGGCTTTTTCAGCTTGCCGCCCATGACCGACACAAAACTCGGGCAAAACCCTTCGACGCAGGAGTAATCCTTGTTGCACGAGGATTGCTCGATCTGGCGCTTGCGGCCCAGTTCCGTCGCCAAAGGCAGGATCGACAGGCAGTTCGACTGCACGCCGCAATCGCCGCAGCCTTCGCAGACGGCCGGGTTGATGACCATGCGCTTCGGCGGGTCCGGGAACTCGACGTGGGTACCCTTGTTCTTCTTGCGGCGCCGGCGTTTCTCCGCCGCGCAGGTCTGGTCGTAGACGAGGACGGTGACGCCCTCCATTTCGCGCATGCGGCGCTGCAGGGCATCGAGTTCGCTGCGGTGGTGCACGGTGACGCCGGGCGGCAGGGCGACGCCCGCGTATTTTTCCGGTTCGTCGGTGACCACCACCGCATAGGCCGCGCCTTCGCTGACGACCTGCTGCAGGATCTGCGGCACCGTGAGTTTACCGTCCACCGGCTGGCCGCCGGTCATCGCGACCGCGTCGTTGTACAGGATTTTATAGGTGATGTTGGTGCGCGCGGCGATGGCCTGGCGGATCGCCAGGTAACCCGAGTGGTAGTAGGTCCCGTCGCCCAGGTTCTGGAACACGTGCTTCTCGTTGGTGAAGCGCGAGGCGGCGACCCAGGGCACGCCTTCGCCGCCCATCTGGGTCAGGTTCACGGTCGAACGGTCCATCCAGGTCGCCATGAAGTGGCAGCCGATGCCGGCCATGGCGCGGCTGCCTTCGGGTACCTTGGTCGAGGTATTGTGCGGGCAGCCCGAGCAAAAATAGGGCGTGCGCTTGACGGCGTCGCCCTTGTTCGACAACACGTCGGCCTTGCAGAAGGCCGGCAGGTGCTGCTCCAGCCTCAGGGCCGGAAAGCGCGGGCCGAGCCAACCGATCAGGGCGGGGGCGATGCGCGAGGGGCGCAGCTCGCCGATGGCGGACAGCAGCGGCGCGCCGTCGAGGCGGGTCTTGCCCAGGATGGCAGGGCGCGTGTCAGGCGGCAGGTTGTAGAAGGCGCTTTTCAGCTGCTCTTCCATGACCGCGCCTTTTTCTTCGACCACCAGCAGTTCTTCCAGGCCCTGGGCAAAGGCGAGCAGGCGCGTGCGCTCGAGCGGATAGGTGAGGCCGGGCTTGTAGATGCGCACGCCCAGCTCGTCCAGGCGCGCTGTCGTCAGGTCCATGCGCTCGAGCGCCTCCATCAGGTCCAGGTAGGCCTTGCCGGCGCTGAGGATGCCGACCCGTGCGGCGGGCGCGGCGACGATCGTGCGGTCGACCGAGTTGACGGCGGCAAAGGCGGCGATTGCGCGCAGCTTTTCCTCGGTGCGGGCTTCGAGGGCAAGGCTGGGCAGGTCGGGCCAGCGCATGTGCAGGCCATCGGGTGGATACACATAGTCCGGTTTGGCCGCGAAGGGCGCCGGCGGACGCACCTCGATCACGGCGCCGCCTTCGACGGTCTCGGAGATCGCCTTGAAGCCGACCCAGGCACCGCTGTAACGCGACATCGCCCAGCCGTAGAGGCCGAATTCCGTGTATTCCTCGATGTTTGCCGGGTTCAGTACCGGCATCGACCAGGCCATCAGCGCCTGTTCGCTCTGGTGCGGCATCGACGAGGAGACGCAGCCGTGGTCGTCGCCGAGCACGACCAGCACGCCGCCCAGGGGCGAGCTGCCATAGGTATGGCCGTGCTTGAGCGCGTCCGCGGCACGGTCCACGCCCGGGCCCTTGCCGTACCACATCGCGAACACGCCATCGACCTTGCGCTGCGGATCGGCGCCGACCTGCTGGGTGCCCATGACGGCGGTTGCGCCCAGCTCTTCGTTAATTGCAGGCAGGAATTCAATGGCGTGCTCTTGCAGGATCTTGCTCGCGCGCCAGGCTTCCTGGTCGACGGCGCCGAGCGGGGAACCGCGGTAGCCGCTGATGAAGCCGGCGGTATTCAGGCCGGCGCCGGCGTCGAGCCGCTTCTGCATGATCGCCATGCGCAGCAGGGCCTGGGTGCCCGTGATGAAGACGCGGCCGGTCTCGCTGACGAGGTTGTCGTCGAGGCGGTAGTCGGGGTAAACCAGGTCCGCATCGAGCTGCGGGCTGAGTTGCTGGGCGTGCTTGGGGATGTCTCCCATCGATGTCTCCATTGTTTTCTTGTCTGCGGCGCATACGCCTGCGGGCTTGCGACAATCTTAATGACTCGTCCGGAACAATTTTTCCTGTTTTTGCGCTTTTGGCGCTAGAATCGGCAAATCATTCCTGAAGTGGCGGTCAAAATGGCAAATTCTTCCCTCGACAAGGGAGCGCTGAAAATACTGCGCGAATTACAGGCAAACAGCCGGATTCCTTCGGCCGAGCTGGCCGAGCGGGTGGGCATGTCGACCTCGCCCTGCTGGCGCCGCCAGAAGGAACTCGAGGAGACCGGCGTCATCGAGCGCTACGTCGCCCTGGTGAACCGCCGCAAAGTCGGGTTGCCGGTATGCTGTTTCCTGCACATCTCGCTGACCGGGCACACGGAGGGCACGGTCAAGACCTTCGAAGACGCCATGAACGTGCGTCCCGAGGTGCTCGAGTGCTACGAGGTGACCGGCACCTTCGACTACACGGTGAAAATGGTGTTCGGCTCGATGGACGATTACCACGACTTCCTGCACAACGTGCTCGTCAAATTGCCCGGCATCTCGCAGATCAATACCAGCGTCGCGCTGCGCGAAGTGAAGTACGAGACGGCCTTGCCTTTGTAGGGTGGGCCATGCCCACGCGGTACGGCGTCTGCACCTTGCTATGCATGCGTACGACCGCGTGGGCGGAGCACGATGAAACCGGAGAAAAGCCCGTCGGGCACAAGGAAAGCTCATGGAGAACAACACGATGACCACCCCCGCCGCGACCGTGGAGCAGGGCATACGCCTGGCAGGCGTCGGCCGCTTCCAGTACCGCCTGTTCCTGATCTTCGGGCTGGTGTGGATGGCGGACGCCATGCAGGTGCTGTCGATCGGCTTCAGCGCCCCCTCGATTGCGAAGACCTTCGGCATCGCGGTGCCGCACGCACTCGAGACGGGCACCCTGTTCTTCGTCGGCATGCTGGTCGGCGCCTTCGTCTTCGGCCGCCTGGCCGACCGCATCGGACGGCGTCCGGTATTGATGATGGCGGTGCTGATCGACGCCTGCTTCGGCGTGGCATCTGCCTTCGCCCCCGATTTCACCTGGCTGCTGGTGCTGCGCTTCCTGACCGGCATCGGCGTCGGCGGCACGCTGCCGGTCGACTACACGATGATGGCGGAGTTCCTGCCCAGCGAGCGGCGCGGGCGCTGGCTGGTGCTGCTCGAATCGTTCTGGGCGGTCGGCACCATCCTGCTGGCGGTGCTGGCCCTGTTCGCGCTGTCTTGGGGCGACGACGCCTGGCGCGTGATCTTTTTCGTGACCGGCATCCCGGCCCTGGTCGGCATCATGCTGCGGCTCTCGATTCCCGAGTCGCCGATGTACCTCAATCGCAGCGGGAATGCCGAAGGCGCGCGCGCGGTGCTCGAGCGGATCGCCCGGGTCAACCGGCGCAGCGTGACGATCCCGGCACTGCATCCGGAACTCGCCGTGAAACGCTCGCTCGGCGACCTGTTTGCGGGCAGCCTGCGCCGCCGCAGCATCGCCCTGTTCGTCGCCTGGGCGCTGATCTCGATCGCCTATTACGGCGTGTTCGTCTACCTGCCGGTGAAACTCGGCGCGGCGGGATTCGGCTTCATGCGCGGCCAGGAATTCCTGATCGTGCTGGCGCTGGTGCAGCTGCCCGGGTTCGCGCTGTCGGCCTATGGCGTCGAACGCTGGGGACGCAAGCCCACCCTGGTCGGCTTCCTGCTGCTGAGCGCCGCGGGCTGCCTGTGCTACAGCCTGGGCAGCACCACCGCCGTGGTGGTGGGATCGACCCTCCTGATGAGTTTTGCGCTGCTGGGCACCTGGGGCGCGCTCTACGCTTTTACGCCCGAGGTCTATCCGACCGAGCTGCGCGCGAGCGGCATGGGCATGGCGGGCGCGGTGGCGCGCTTCGGCGGCCTGTTCGCGCCGATGATCGTGGCGCCGGTGATGGCGACCCATTTCACGCTGTCGCTGGGCATGCTGGCCGCCTTCCTCGCATTCGGGGCGGTCGCGATCCTGTGCGTCGACGTCGAGTCGCGCAACCGCGCGCTGGAGTGAGCCTTCAGCGCAGGTCGGCCGTCTCGTAGTAGACGGTCCCGGCCACCGGCGCCTGGCGCGCCAGATCGGCCAGGTTTTCCTCGACGCCGTGCTTCGCCACCGCGACCGGCGCGCCTGCTGCACGTTCGAGCAGCACGATATGGTCGAAGTCGGGCCGGCTGTCGACCAGCTTGACGAGGAAGGGGCCGACCGGCACGTAGCGCGCCAGCGCCTGCACCGCCGGCCGCGGCGACAGGGGGCGGTACAGCACGACCCGTTCGACGACCAGCTCGGCGCCCTGCACGCGCGGCGTCCCGTCGCGTTCAAAATGGCCCTCGACGACCGTGGCCTTGAATCCACGCAGGGGCGTATCCGTATCCGGCGCCAGGCGCCGCAGGGCGAAGCTTTCCGGTTCAAGCGTCCACAGCGCGGTCTTGCCGTCGAGGCGGGCGCGCATGGCGCGGTCCAGTTGCGGATCCTTGAAGCGCAGCTGGAGCACGACCTGGGCGTCGTGCGGCGCGTGGAACAGCGGCAGGTGCGAGGCGTACAGTCCGCCCTGGCCGCCGAACAGCACCATGCCGTGCACGCCATGGCTGGCTTCGGCCGCAAGCAGGTGCAGCGGCAGCAGGAAGGCGAACAGGGCGAAGCAGCGACGAAGCGAAGGCAGGCGGGCGAACATCATGGTTCCAGGAGGAGGGGGAAGCCGTGCATGGTAGGCGTCCTGCGCGCGGGCGTAAAGCAAAAAATGGCGCCGGAGGGAGCGGCGTTCATGCGTTTCCCCCTAGCGGCGGTGTTGCTTATATAATCAGAGTTTCGGTCCCTCAGCACGCCCGGTACAAGCCGATGACTTCGCGACCTCACCGCCCCAAGCCCGATGCAGCGCCGTCCGCCAGCCCCGGCCTGGGCGCGGACGCCGAGGCCGGCGTGTTCTCCTTCCTGCAGCACCGCATCCGCGACGTCATCTTCGTCCTCGAGGTCCAGGCGCCCGAGCGCTACCGCTTCATCCACGTGAACGCGGCCTTCGAAGCCACGACCGGCATACCGGCGGCGGCCGTGGTCGGCAAATGGGTCGACGAGGTGATTCCGCCGGAGTCGATCGCGCTGGTCCGTTCCAGGTACCGGCATGCCATCGAGACCGGAGACAGCGTGCATTGGGACGAGGTTTCGAACTATCCGACCGGGACCAAGGTAGGCGAGGTGACGGTGACCCCCGTCACTGGCCCCGACGGCAGCGTGACAATGCTGATCGGCACCGTGCACGACATCACCGAACGCGCCCAGGCCCAGGAGCGGCTGGCCGAGCTGGAGGAGCGCTCACGGCTGGCGCTGGAGGCGTCCGGTTCGGGCTCCTTCGACTGGCATGCGGACACGAACCGCGTCTTCCTGTCCGACCACTGCCGCCAGATCCTCGGCTTCATGGCCGACTCCTTCGAACTCGATACCGGCCGCCTGCCGCGCCTGGTGCATCCGGACGACCTGGCGCTGGCGCGCGAGACGATCGTCGGGGCCACCTCCGGCGCGGCCACCAGCTTCTCGGTCGAACTGCGGGTGCGCCACCTGTACGGGCACTGGGTCTGGCTGCGCTGCCAGGGCCGTGCCGTGGTGGCGGGCGGCGCCGCGAGCCGGGTGTTCGGCGCCTGTTCCGACATCACGCGCGCCAGGGAAGCCGAGGAAGCGATGGAACGCGCCTCGCTGGTGTTCGCGCACAGCAGCGACGCGATCGCCATCTCGGACGCCGCCGGCCGCATCATCATGGTCAACCCCGGCTTCACGCGCATGCGCGGCTACGGCAGCGACGAGATCATCGGCCTCACCGCCGACGTCTACAACGCCGGCATCGAGCGCGAGGGCGGCCACGAGGCATTGCGCTCGGAGGCG encodes:
- a CDS encoding SOS response-associated peptidase, giving the protein MCVNYRPPTPEQFGTLGAFSDLPADWRWPEETWKDYLAPILRLDADGRPSACLASYGMVPRRQIPPEIKPFDTMNARAESLGERRSFAPAWRRLQLCAVPMAWFYEPCYESGRAVRHAIGMQDESLFYVAGLWRDWPEADGTVTSSFTQITINADEHALMRRMHKPDDEKRSLVILPHDEVNDWLACTDLELARSFLRHYPAENMRDWPAPPVSRKAVETSPNFELF
- a CDS encoding antibiotic biosynthesis monooxygenase family protein, giving the protein MVLESAELLIKAGMEEEFEAALREATPLFRRARGCEGMQVQRGIENPLAYRLLVKWQTLEDHTVHFRGSEDFQAWRRLVGHCFDGAPEVTHLRTVHEGF
- a CDS encoding cupin domain-containing protein, with product MLVNADFSQRAIVTPQHYEWVASPQPGVERVMLDRVGAEKARATSIVRYASDSTFPPHAHPGGEEILVLDGVFSDESGDFTQGWYLRNPPGSSHRPASREGALIFVKLWQMAPDDSRRVQIDTGDPSAWTRAGERSVCQLFSSEAEQVSLQRVDAGQALGLPAAGGAELFVLAGAIVVENGFHERGTWLRLPAGDQPDWKAGPEGVTFYLKTGHLSCSVGGGSAHATGP
- a CDS encoding MFS transporter encodes the protein MTTPAATVEQGIRLAGVGRFQYRLFLIFGLVWMADAMQVLSIGFSAPSIAKTFGIAVPHALETGTLFFVGMLVGAFVFGRLADRIGRRPVLMMAVLIDACFGVASAFAPDFTWLLVLRFLTGIGVGGTLPVDYTMMAEFLPSERRGRWLVLLESFWAVGTILLAVLALFALSWGDDAWRVIFFVTGIPALVGIMLRLSIPESPMYLNRSGNAEGARAVLERIARVNRRSVTIPALHPELAVKRSLGDLFAGSLRRRSIALFVAWALISIAYYGVFVYLPVKLGAAGFGFMRGQEFLIVLALVQLPGFALSAYGVERWGRKPTLVGFLLLSAAGCLCYSLGSTTAVVVGSTLLMSFALLGTWGALYAFTPEVYPTELRASGMGMAGAVARFGGLFAPMIVAPVMATHFTLSLGMLAAFLAFGAVAILCVDVESRNRALE
- a CDS encoding group III truncated hemoglobin — its product is MYTELNRDAIATLVNDFYTDIRRDSVLQPVFDGAIGANWAPHLERMVDFWCSVMLSSGEFKGNVFGKHMALQGIELEHFRRWLALFEGHVRRLFQPEVADEFLLAARRIATSLQYGYFGRAELV
- a CDS encoding Lrp/AsnC family transcriptional regulator; this translates as MANSSLDKGALKILRELQANSRIPSAELAERVGMSTSPCWRRQKELEETGVIERYVALVNRRKVGLPVCCFLHISLTGHTEGTVKTFEDAMNVRPEVLECYEVTGTFDYTVKMVFGSMDDYHDFLHNVLVKLPGISQINTSVALREVKYETALPL
- a CDS encoding indolepyruvate ferredoxin oxidoreductase family protein, which gives rise to MGDIPKHAQQLSPQLDADLVYPDYRLDDNLVSETGRVFITGTQALLRMAIMQKRLDAGAGLNTAGFISGYRGSPLGAVDQEAWRASKILQEHAIEFLPAINEELGATAVMGTQQVGADPQRKVDGVFAMWYGKGPGVDRAADALKHGHTYGSSPLGGVLVVLGDDHGCVSSSMPHQSEQALMAWSMPVLNPANIEEYTEFGLYGWAMSRYSGAWVGFKAISETVEGGAVIEVRPPAPFAAKPDYVYPPDGLHMRWPDLPSLALEARTEEKLRAIAAFAAVNSVDRTIVAAPAARVGILSAGKAYLDLMEALERMDLTTARLDELGVRIYKPGLTYPLERTRLLAFAQGLEELLVVEEKGAVMEEQLKSAFYNLPPDTRPAILGKTRLDGAPLLSAIGELRPSRIAPALIGWLGPRFPALRLEQHLPAFCKADVLSNKGDAVKRTPYFCSGCPHNTSTKVPEGSRAMAGIGCHFMATWMDRSTVNLTQMGGEGVPWVAASRFTNEKHVFQNLGDGTYYHSGYLAIRQAIAARTNITYKILYNDAVAMTGGQPVDGKLTVPQILQQVVSEGAAYAVVVTDEPEKYAGVALPPGVTVHHRSELDALQRRMREMEGVTVLVYDQTCAAEKRRRRKKNKGTHVEFPDPPKRMVINPAVCEGCGDCGVQSNCLSILPLATELGRKRQIEQSSCNKDYSCVEGFCPSFVSVMGGKLKKPAAANVTLADLEAVLARHPAPLPHDFARPFELLVAGVGGTGVVTVGALITMAAHLEGKGASTLDFMGFAQKGGAVMSHVRLAASPARLNQVRIDLQQADAILACDLVVAAMPDALAVMRRDVTKVVANEREIPTAEFTGNPDAIVPKEDLLAKIHASASEAETFVLNAQDVAFDVLGDPIVANILLMGYAWQHGLIPVGLPAMMRAIELNNVAIDMNKRAFTVGRVLAADKDALVRLRRPEAQVIQFAAPKSLEEMVAFRREQLAAYQDAAYAGRYVQLVGAIEGKEREIAGSASKLPITRAVARNLYKLMAYKDEYEVARLHADPAFRKLIADQFEGDYTLQFHLAAPLVSKKRPGTGIPAKRTFGPWMMRGFEVLRHLKFLRATPFDLFGYTAERKTERALRDEYIALVQSLASGLTQHNRDAALKLAGLPEKIRGYGHVKLANLAAVQKEQAELVRQFNSPTIAIAIQRAAG
- a CDS encoding NUDIX hydrolase — its product is MTTFHPHPNDDGGAVHIRNPSTPTPLSHWEDATQVATVVPGGALPAALNGIAFTPWDDAPAGAHGWSSCAAYPELAEPPFALPPGLAAAAGAVILEKDGRVWLVAPSNGFGGYAATFPKGRLDPGTSLPCACVREAFEESGLQIEIVGYLLDAKRTLTYTRYYVARRIGGSPAHMGWESQAVHLVPLAQLRQVADHPNDAQVITALERWLAART